A window from Citrus sinensis cultivar Valencia sweet orange chromosome 3, DVS_A1.0, whole genome shotgun sequence encodes these proteins:
- the LOC102611290 gene encoding putative disease resistance protein RGA3 has translation MAETVASPFLDIVCNRLDSHARILSRSTGFVQIRVKLAEIRALLDEANSDHKHENSSLRRWFSVLTDLVYDVDGVIDNWEESENKKATCSLSSIVNSSKIEHEVKSIHVRLVSLLNLFYKFSPDVFLKSKTISDVGFVRSDQYVVIGRDFEVSNVVNMMVLDNEEDELEIFPIVGMGGIGKTILARRIYNDEAVKSYFQIRVWVSVGEKSLDVGAICQAIEVECGIIRGKGNVVEARGILEGKRFLIVLDDVWDEDGENMEKALSWLNVGGSGSCVLVTTRSGRVASMMGTVPTQHLTCLSSEDSWVLFKHFAFGSVEDESTELEEIGQKIVAKCKGLPIAIKTIGSILRSKDKEEWLSVADCDLWTLLEFKSHVLPVLKRSYDNLPWHLKQCFAYCSIFPKDYWINKEKLVRLWVAEGFIRLDSGSEDLEETADDYFMELLQHSFFDNIVRGIFGEVVMCKVHDYIHFLAQLAAGVEYSIVSIRDSQNIHTDIRHCTLVGDLSSSTIPRARKLRTLLFLTVKMENLSFPCQEFQCLRVLDLGQSGIIKLPDSIGTLKHLRYLDLSHTYIRKIPGSISKLKHLQTLDLSNCYNLEELPKGICQLTNLRTLDISSCYSLTHMPLGIGKLRPLRKLPAFILGKQRFCAGLGELKLLDLRGRLEIKNLENLKNVVDAEEAKLHDKVHIRSLGLSWSRNAQMRDDKAQALIEFLRPPHNLKVLDLKGYRGSVFPSWLNSGVPNLVKVSLVDCTCQELPPLGQLPNLKDLYVKGMSAVQIIGYKFYGNDAIRGFPSLKLLQLFDMPNLMEWKGQMTEGTDEFDGMQEPFPCLEKLVVEGCSMLNTLPFIRNLKNLALCNSNEKLVCSLSRFPSLSSLVVDNFPELNCLSDKTGNLNSLMKLTVNECDNLESLFVFMQSFSSLRHLSILHCDKLESLPMSLEKFCSLQKLDIVECPRLVHIPDIMGQHSSLLELSIEGCPMLKLSPKSIEFLGQLQRLVIKKCPQLERQLPMNALHESFDPIDSDGGGIDDDIEFDGR, from the coding sequence ATGGCGGAAACTGTAGCGTCTCCTTTCCTCGATATTGTCTGCAACAGATTGGATTCACACGCCAGGATTCTTTCGAGGAGCACAGGCTTCGTACAAATACGTGTCAAGTTAGCAGAAATACGAGCCCTCCTCGATGAAGCAAATTCAGACCATAAGCATGAGAATTCGAGTCTCAGGCGCTGGTTCTCTGTTCTTACAGACCTCGTTTATGATGTCGATGGAGTAATTGATAACTGGGAGGAATCTGAGAATAAGAAAGCAACATGTTCGTTATCATCAATTGTGAATAGTTCCAAAATCGAGCATGAGGTTAAGAGCATTCATGTAAGATTGGTTTCGctcttaaatttgttttataaattttcccCTGATGTTTttctaaaaagtaaaacaatttCTGATGTGGGTTTTGTAAGATCTGATCAATATGTTGTTATTGGTAGAGATTTTGAGGTGTCAAATGTTGTGAATATGATGGTTTTAgataatgaagaagatgaacttGAGATTTTTCCCATTGTGGGGATGGGTGGAATAGGAAAGACTATTCTTGCTCGAAGAATTTACAATGATGAGGCTGTGAAATCTTATTTCCAAATCAGGGTTTGGGTTTCTGTCGGTGAGAAAAGTCTTGATGTGGGAGCAATTTGTCAGGCAATAGAAGTTGAGTGTGGTATAATTCGTGGGAAGGGGAATGTGGTGGAAGCTAGAGGTATATTGGAGGGGAAGAGGTTCTTGATTGTGTTGGATGATGTGTGGGACGAAGATGGTGAAAATATGGAGAAGGCGCTGTCGTGGTTGAATGTTGGTGGTTCAGGATCTTGTGTGTTGGTAACTACACGTTCTGGTCGTGTGGCAAGTATGATGGGCACGGTCCCAACTCAACACTTGACATGCTTGTCCAGTGAGGATTCTTGGGTTCTTTTCAAGCATTTTGCATTTGGATCTGTGGAAGATGAGAGCACTGAGTTGGAGGAAATTGGTCAGAAAATTGTTGCTAAGTGCAAGGGGTTGCCTATAGCAATTAAGACTATTGGCAGCATTTTGCGTTCCAAAGACAAGGAAGAATGGTTGTCTGTAGCGGATTGTGATTTATGGACGTTGCTTGAATTTAAGTCTCATGTCTTGCCAGTTTTAAAACGGAGCTATGATAATCTACCTTGGCATTTGAAACAATGCTTTGCGTATTGTTCAATATTTCCAAAAGATTATTGGATAAACAAGGAGAAGTTAGTCCGCTTGTGGGTTGCAGAGGGGTTCATTCGATTGGACAGTGGAAGTGAAGACTTAGAAGAAACTGCTGATGACTACTTCATGGAATTATTGCAGCACTCATTCTTTGATAACATAGTGAGGGGTATTTTTGGGGAAGTAGTAATGTGCAAAGTTCATGATTATATACATTTTCTTGCTCAGTTGGCTGCGGGGGTTGAATACTCAATTGTGTCAATTCGAGATTCACAAAATATTCATACAGATATCCGGCATTGCACTTTGGTTGGTGatttgtcatcatcaacaattccaaGAGCTAGAAAACTGCGGACATTGCTTTTCTTGACTGTTAAGATGGAAAACTTATCTTTCCCTTGTCAAGAGTTTCAATGTTTACGGGTTTTGGACTTGGGTCAAAGTGGCATTATTAAGTTGCCAGACTCTATTGGTACATTGAAACATTTGAGGTATCTTGATCTATCTCATACATATATACGAAAGATACCAGGATCCATCAGTAAGCTGAAGCATCTGCAGACTTTGGATCTTTCCAACTGTTACAACCTTGAAGAGTTACCCAAAGGTATTTGTCAGTTGACAAACCTTAGAACTCTGGATATCAGTTCATGCTATTCTTTGACTCACATGCCATTAGGGATTGGGAAACTAAGGCCACTCCGGAAATTGCCAGCCTTCATTCTGGGTAAGCAACGTTTCTGTGCTGGCCTTGGAGAGCTAAAGTTGCTTGACCTTCGAGGAAGATTAGAGATTAAGAATCTTGAGAACTTGAAAAATGTTGTTGATGCAGAAGAAGCAAAGCTACATGATAAAGTACATATTCGTTCATTAGGATTATCATGGAGTCGGAATGCCCAAATGAGAGATGACAAAGCACAGGCTCTTATAGAATTTCTTAGGCCACCCCACAATCTCAAAGTATTGGATCTAAAAGGCTACAGAGGTTCCGTCTTTCCTTCATGGCTGAATTCAGGTGTCCCCAATCTAGTGAAGGTTTCTCTTGTTGATTGTACTTGTCAGGAGCTTCCACCTCTGGGGCAACTACCAAACCTTAAGGATCTTTATGTGAAAGGGATGTCTGCTGTGCAAATTATAGGCTACAAATTTTATGGAAATGATGCTATCAGAGGATTTCCATCATTGAAACTGCTCCAGCTTTTTGATATGCCTAATTTGATGGAATGGAAAGGCCAAATGACGGAGGGAACAGACGAATTTGATGGAATGCAAGAACCATTCCCCTGCCTGGAGAAACTGGTAGTTGAAGGATGCAGTATGTTGAACACTTTACCATTTATTCGAAATCTTAAGAACTTAGCTCTATGCAACAGCAATGAGAAGCTAGTGTGCTCATTATCTCGTTTTCCATCACTTTCCTCCCTTGTTGTCGACAACTTTCCAGAGCTTAACTGCTTATCTGATAAGACCGGAAACTTGAACTCTCTCATGAAACTGACGGTAAATGAGTGTGACAATCTGGAGTCTCTTTTTGTGTTCATGCAGAGTTTCTCTTCTCTTAGGCATCTCAGTATTCTGCATTGTGACAAACTGGAGTCTCTGCCTATGAGCCTGGAAAAGTTCTGTTCCCTACAGAAGTTAGATATCGTAGAGTGTCCAAGATTAGTCCATATCCCTGACATTATGGGCCAACATTCTTCCCTGCTAGAGCTGTCTATAGAGGGTTGTCCAATGTTGAAGTTGTCACCCAAAAGCATTGAATTCCTTGGCCAGCTTCAAAGAttggtaataaaaaaatgtcccCAGTTAGAGAGACAGCTGCCGATGAATGCACTCCATGAATCATTCGATCCAATTGACTCAGATGGAGGTGGTATCGATGACGACATTGAATTTGATGGCAGATGA